ACTCTTTGATACTGCTGTTTGTCCTTTTGTCATCTTTGACAAAAGATCATATGTCTTGTAGAAACAATGGCACTCATATCTATTCCATATAAACATATTTAACCTTTAAATAAGCTGGTTAACCGAGGAAGCTAGATTTTGTTTCTACATCCCTTGTTTTTGCTTCGTTAAGACTCATAGATCAACCGGACCAATGTCGATCCGACCAATTTCTGTGATCCTTGTTGTCTGCATAGCCATGCCTTGCAAATGACTTCCGTTGATCGGGTTGATCCACCAATCACATTGATCCTAGTCAATTTCCAATCATTTCAAGGAACTAAACCCACAATCAGATTCAATCTATTTAGTTGATCTAGATCAATCACGATCGCATATCCTGTGACCTACCTCAAATCCGACCATCATTTTACAAACCTTGGGAAATTTGAGCTaccaaatttaatattataatttgctAGTGTTAACTATTGCTTGTGTCAGACTTATCTAATACTTTGGTAGAACTTCAAATTTGGCGAGAAGCTTGTaagtaataatttatatatattcatTCCAACAATGAGTAATGACTTTGACAATTAGGGTGATGTTTGACCAGCTTTTGCATCTTTGTGTTAAAGTGAGCATGTATTACATGTTTTGGCACCATTGTTTGCACATAAATTTATAACTTAGAAGCAAAGTATTAATCTAGATGTTCAAGATCAAGCAACTTAAGTTTACATTTGGCTTGTTCAGGATTCTAGGAGTGTTTCTTAATTTTATAGAAGTTCTATTGAAATGATTAAACAGCTTTTGTCGTTATggctttttatagaaaaataccaATATGTTTACATTTAATATGGCCTCTCGGAATATGTTAGTCTGTAATGGAACATTAATGTAGACTCTATCTCTTCCAACAACTACACAATTAACAATTTCAATCTAGGATAGCAGAAAAGTAAAGTGTGTATCTTGAGTTATGAGGTGTTTGTATTAGCATTTATTTGAGCCATGAGTTTCCAAACTTGAGCTCACAAAACCCAAGTTATGAATTTTGCTTTCTCAAAAGACTTGCAGTATTTTAACTGAGGCTTTCCTATTAGAAAAACATTGACATATATGGCAGAGCATTTAAATTTTGTTCTTTATTATGAACAAACAACCGAATTTGCAGCTACATTTTTGCTGAAATCTATTTTAATTATGCAGATGCAGGTCACTGCTGGAAGATATCACACACTACTAGTTCATGGCTCATCAGTGTACTCTTGTGGATCCAGTTCATGCGGGGTACTTGGTCATGGTCAAGAGATAACACAACGTGCTGCGTTCAGCCGCATTAGTCTTCCATCTCAATCTTTTGTCACCCATATCTCAGCCTCTCACAACCATACAGCATTTGTCGTGCAATCTGGAGAGGTTAATCTTTGAAATTTATGAATTTCGTACAGCAGTGAGATTTTTCTTGCTTGGCTGAATGTTTTGTTGCTTTTTTAGGTGTTCACTTGTGGTGATAATTCATCATTCTGTTGTGGTCTTGGAGAAGTAGGGCATGCCATATTCAGGCCTACACGAATCGAAGCACTGAAGGGGATTCCTTGCAAGCAGGTATATCATCATGTACCATCATGTAGTTCATACTTCACATTTTTGGTACTGAGAGAGATTGTGGCAGGAGCACACCAAGTGCTTAGTGCTTAAATTGTTCTGCAAGCCACAAAGATACTCTTAAGGAGTTTACAAAAATATGAAAGGAGAAAACCTAGTATTGTTAAGAGAAAAGATAATATTTGCAGGCAGGTTTGGTAGGATTGGATATTCGTTATTTTTTTGACATTGTAAAATCACATTTTCAGCCATCAATGTACCTTTTGGGACTTGTTGAAAAATTGATCCTAATGCAGTGGACCAACTAGAAAATGAATGATTTCCTTGGAATAGGTATATACCATGTATCATCACTATGCGATCAATGAAGAACAATAACTTGTCTAAGGTGATCAATTTATGTCTTAATATAATCTCTCATTCTTTCCATAATGTTTTTATTAATAGTCAGACAGTGCTACGGATGGCAACAAGCTGTAGATCCCAATTATTTAATGTCAGCTATATATGTTAACATTGCTATTATGGTAGTGCAAATCAATCATAATTCCAACATAAGCAAAAGTTTATAGTTAATTTAGTGCCTTGAATCATGCCAAgaacatctaaattctcaataatgtCATCAAGAACTTGTCGAAAAATTCTGACTGCTATATTCTAATGGAATTTTTTCTATTATTGAAGAATTTCTATTTTTAAGGGCGTTAATCCAATCTTTGGTTTTCCTGTctgtttgtatccattttctggagAATTGCTTTTTCCCTTGAATTCTGACGGAGTGTTTGCTTTGTACGTAGGTGTGTTCCTCTAGTTTCCTATCTGATATACATGATAATGCATAATCGTATTGTCAAATTTTTTGAACTACTATTCGTTTGTGAAACTTTTTTTTAAATTGTTTTCAGGTTGCCACCGGGTTAAGCTTTACTGTGATTCTTACAACGCAAGGCCAAGTTTACACATGCGGGAGCAATGCACACGGCCAACTTGGTCATGGTGACACTCTAGACAGACCAACTCCAAGGAAGATTGAACTGTTTGAGGGACTGGGACATGTGGTGCAGATTGCTGCGGGTGCGAGTTATGCCTTTGCTGTGACAGATGATGGGGTAGTTCATTCTTTTGGTTCTTGTACCAATTTTTGCCTCGGGCATGGGAATCAACTTGATGAACTTGTTCCACGTGCCATCGAATCATTTAAGATGAGGAATATTCATATAATACGTATCGCTGCCGGAGATGAGCATGCAGTGGCAGTTGATTCAAGTGGATATGTATGGCtcatttctaatgattttattttatttttggattgtaAATTCAAAGTCAAATTTTCAACTGTTCTCTTCTAACTCTCTTGGATCTGTGGAAGAAATTAACCAAACAATTACTTTTCAGGCATATACATGGGGTAGAGGCTATTGTGGAGCCTTAGGCCATGGGGATGAAACCGATAAGACCAGTCCGGAATTATTGACCAGCCTCGAGTGTCACCTTGCCGTGCAGGTTTGATGTCTTCGCTTTTCTCCATTTCAGCTATGCTAAATCAATAGATTTCCAAATTGTCAGTACACTGGTATGACATAGTAGTATCTAAAACGAGACAAGTGAACTATCTTTTGGAATTTCAATGGTATTTATTCAAGAGAGAAAAGGATATTAATAGTTATGCAAATCCAAATATCCTATAACAAACTATAAAGCCTTTAAAGCAATGTTCTGCCAGTTTTCTTATCGTTTCTAATTGCAATTGGATGTAGGAGAAGCCAGCAAGATCCTTACAGTACAAGTTTCTAGCTTTTGTGTTTATTAATCCAAACTTGCCATTTGAAAATATTTAAAGACCCTACAATGTTTTAGTTATTAATATTGAAATAGGAGGAGCACATATTGTGCCTATGATGAGTTATCATACTGCTAAAAATTGCTATTATAATTTGGAAGATTAGTGAATAATTTTTTGATGATGCAACAATAatgttgacaaaaaaaaaagtattgttCTACACCATGAATATTATCCCATTTTTTGTTTCGTAAGCACCTACTTCAAGAACGTATGTTATTTTGTCATTAATTGACTAATTTATCTGGTTCCCTCTTGTCAAGGTTAAATTTCATAAGCACCCGAATAATGAATGACCATTGTGCTTGATTTGGCAGTACAATATGTCTACTGATCTTCTGCTTGGCCACTAACAAGTGCAGGTGTGTGCAAGGAAAAGAAAAACCTTCGTGCTTACTAATGAAGGCTGCGTTTTCGCCTTTGGATGGACGGGTTTTGGAAGTTTGGGGTTTTCTGACAGAGGAATCTCTGACAAAGTTCTCCAGCCATGTATGTTGGACAGCTTGAGACCCCACCGCGTCTCCCAAATCAGCACTGGACTGTACCACACTGTTGCAGTCACCAGCAGAGGTCTCCTATTCGGGTTTGGGGACAACGAGCGGGCACAGCTTGGGCATGATGAGATGCGAAGTTGCCTGAAGCCAGCCGAAATAATGGTTCATCAGGCAATGGACGATACGTACATTGAAGTGCAAGATAATTGAAGATTTTGTTGTGTACCTATATGCATTTTGTTCAGCTTCCAAATGAATGTAGAGTGGTCATGGATTCTGCTAATGTAGTTATTAATAAATAAGAGACTCCAATATGTTTTGGTTCCTGTTGACTTGTCTTCCAGTGGTGGGTTAATTACAGGGTGGACTGCTCCATCATAGAACAAGAAGGCGGTGGCAACTACAAGTTCGTGGTGACTGCTGTTCGGCGGCGACAGCGAGGCCGATGGACATGAAGTCGGGGCCGAGGATGACGACAAGGACCAGCTTGGACGCCATGGAAGGGAGCCAATCTCTGTCTTCCTTGTGTGTAAATATACATACTGCAAGTGAGGTTTATGctctttggagagagagagagacggagaaAGAGAGAGTTGTTGCCTCATTCTTGGCGATTGCAGTCAAGATGACCTGCGACCCACTCTTGGGCCATCTTAAACGAGCTTGCAACGAGTTTTGGGGCGCTCCCATTGAATTGGGCTTCACAATGACGAAGTAGACCTCTCAAGGACTCCCATTCAATTGGGCTTCCCACTACCATCAGCAATGTGATCTTCCAACATCTCATTGAAGTCAACAGATGTCTACAAATATTAGGACAAGTTTTCCTTGCAGGAATTATTACTCTATGCAGTAGCCTTCTGCAGACAATTTTGTAGTTTGGTCAGTCAAACATAAGTTGCTGCAAGCACGTAGGGTTGCTTCAAATGCACACAAAAAGGTCCTCTATATGCCATCCTCAttccaaggaagaagaagaacgaaGGAAGAAGCCCATGGCAACTCATAGTAGAGGAACAGGTAAGTAGGAGGAAGAAAAGGAACATGCCGCAAACGAGACAGCGAAAATGACAGTTGACATAGCCGTTGCAAAAAGATTAAAAACACCCTTAATACCCGACAGTACAACGACGAAGAGAACAACAAGAATCTTTGTATTTGATGTAGAGGTATGTTAATAACGAGGGGACTTATCATTTGCGATCTCACAAAAGTGCAGCAGACCTTTTCGTAAAGATACCACAGCCAACGGCTCCATGCCCTTCACACGCGCATCACATCCCGCCCACTCCACGAATTTGAAATCCATATTCTATTCCTTAAATACCCCTCTTCTTCATCTCCACGAGTTCAAATCTCCTCCACTTCCGCAAAAGCGGTTGCGTCTTTCCAAAGAAGAAGTCAAGCTTCGAGCCTTCCTTCTGTTGCCACCAAATGGGACTTTGCCTTAGCAAGAAGAAGGCGGTCTCGCCGCCAAGGAGTGCTCCCACTTCCTGTAGCGCCCCGAGCGACAAGAAAGTAGAGAAGCCATCTCAGAGAGTGGTGGAAGCAACCGCTGAGAAGAAGCAGGTGTTTGTCGTCGCCCACAACGCCAAGAAGAGCGCGGCCGAAGACGACAAGGAGAAGAAGCGTGGCGAGACCCCGACGAAGAAGGCCGGCAAAGAGGTCGAGACTAATGGCGCTGGTGGGGTCGTGGTGGTGCCTGCGGTGGAGGAATTCAGGCCGGTTGCTGCCGTCAGGACCTCAAGCTGCACCAAGGAGGAAGTGGACGCCATACTGATCCAGTGCGGCCGCCTCAGCCGCAGCTCGTCGGGGAAGGCCTCCGACGAGACGGGGATTGGACACAGAAAGTACTCGGGTTCGAAGCGCAGCTATGATTTTGACAATGAGAAGAAGGGGGATGAGGAGGAAGGGGAGTGGGGGGAGAAGCCCGCGTCGAGGCCTTCCCCTCGCCGGAGAACGCCCAGCCGGGAGCGGTCGGGGAGCAGGGAGCGAGGAAGCGGTGGCGGAGGACGGAGGGTGAGCCGATCTCCCGGGAGGCGCTCCGAAGTGCCGGCTTCGTCGGGCACCCCCAACGAGAGGTCGAAGCCGCCAGCAAAGATGGTGGCTGTTCCGGCACGTGAGAAGGGGAGGGGAGTCTCCCCTGCTGCCTCTAACAAGAGAGGTGGCGAGGCCGGAGCCTTGAGGAGCGCTTCACCTCGGTCGCGGTCGCCGGCGAATACTACTCCGATATCTAATGAGAATGCTGCCTATCATGTTCCGCCTCCGAACCAGCCGCAATCCCTCAGCCGGAGCTCGTCGAGGAAGGCCGAGCAATCGCCGTTTCGCAGGAATCCGATGGCAGAAATTGACGAGAACGCCCTCAGAGCAAACCAACATGCGAGCATTGATAACAAGATTCAGAAGACCAACGAAGGCGAGGAAAGAATTCGGAAGCTGAGCCAATCGCACACGCAGGTGAGCAAGAATCATGTGTTGCCCACATTTTCTCCCTTCGTTTTCGCAAGTAATCGTTCGTAGATTGTGATTTCGACTTAATTCATCACAGAAAACAAGCGAAAACAGTATTCGAGCAAGCAAATCTTCTTCGCAAAGAAATGGAGCAGCAGCAGAGTTCACAAGCGCAACAAGAAGCAACGATGTGCAGGTGATGAGCTGTAGAGCGAAAGAGCTAGAGACGGAAGCTGCAGTCGCGGAAGAAGCCATAGCAAAAGCGTCATCCAAGGTTACAGAGTCGCCGAATCTTGGGGTGGAAAGCCACATCCTGAAGACCATTTCAGGAACTAGATC
This Musa acuminata AAA Group cultivar baxijiao chromosome BXJ1-2, Cavendish_Baxijiao_AAA, whole genome shotgun sequence DNA region includes the following protein-coding sequences:
- the LOC135603985 gene encoding uncharacterized protein At1g65710-like, whose protein sequence is MGLCLSKKKAVSPPRSAPTSCSAPSDKKVEKPSQRVVEATAEKKQVFVVAHNAKKSAAEDDKEKKRGETPTKKAGKEVETNGAGGVVVVPAVEEFRPVAAVRTSSCTKEEVDAILIQCGRLSRSSSGKASDETGIGHRKYSGSKRSYDFDNEKKGDEEEGEWGEKPASRPSPRRRTPSRERSGSRERGSGGGGRRVSRSPGRRSEVPASSGTPNERSKPPAKMVAVPAREKGRGVSPAASNKRGGEAGALRSASPRSRSPANTTPISNENAAYHVPPPNQPQSLSRSSSRKAEQSPFRRNPMAEIDENALRANQHASIDNKIQKTNEGEERIRKLSQSHTQKTSENSIRASKSSSQRNGAAAEFTSATRSNDVQVMSCRAKELETEAAVAEEAIAKASSKVTESPNLGVESHILKTISGTRSSRDLDHPSELNQEAFLNPNSYASSLLEDIHNYQQQLPKASFSLPACVSKACSILEAVADLNSASSENNGSLNGRHQRRGSASKVPFVESEIVVKDDLLEPSLHKYVTVRDMRRSDVEPQESAGSNSFMGQPWSSGWEPNSVDSTDRYQNSRSIDGEEVEEEEANQSPVSHGSRYHQQPVPEVVREPETRGRRSRGVSGNSSNHRSNAKSSKNSKRELHHRVQLHRTGSGDSGGGKPGSNRAYSAASSSS
- the LOC135582786 gene encoding ultraviolet-B receptor UVR8-like, giving the protein MTGCNSAICMEELPAHLILEILSSGHLGAADLACFEATCRMFCGDHGLFPDRFQSMVEIAAFNLCKEHSIFSSLPPTARTKLLDRCGGNWKKVLRFLQSVEHSSSSVETSSGNMQVTAGRYHTLLVHGSSVYSCGSSSCGVLGHGQEITQRAAFSRISLPSQSFVTHISASHNHTAFVVQSGEVFTCGDNSSFCCGLGEVGHAIFRPTRIEALKGIPCKQVATGLSFTVILTTQGQVYTCGSNAHGQLGHGDTLDRPTPRKIELFEGLGHVVQIAAGASYAFAVTDDGVVHSFGSCTNFCLGHGNQLDELVPRAIESFKMRNIHIIRIAAGDEHAVAVDSSGYAYTWGRGYCGALGHGDETDKTSPELLTSLECHLAVQVCARKRKTFVLTNEGCVFAFGWTGFGSLGFSDRGISDKVLQPCMLDSLRPHRVSQISTGLYHTVAVTSRGLLFGFGDNERAQLGHDEMRSCLKPAEIMVHQAMDDTYIEVQDN